One Streptomyces dangxiongensis genomic window, GCGGAGGGCTTCGTCGACCTCGCCCTGCCGCTGCCGCGCTTCCTGCGCCGGCGCAGGACGGCCGCCCAGCGCCCGTGCGCCCACGCGATGGGCGAACGGGACGTCCGAGCGGCCTGAGCCCGGACCGGACGAACGGTGCGGCACCACGACCGGCCCGGGCGGAAGCCCCACCCCCTCCGGCACGAGGGCTTCCGCCCGGGCCGCCGCGCGTTCACGGCCCCCTGCTGGGCCTACGCTGAACGTATGAACAACCTCAGCGGGCGCGGCCGAGTGGCCGGCCTTCCGGCATGGGACCGGTGCGCGGTCATGGGGGTCGTGAACGTGACCCCCGACTCCTTCTCCGACGGCGGCCGCTGGTTCGACACGACCGTCGCCGTCAAACACGGCCTCGACCTGGTCACCGAGGGCGCGGACCTCGTCGACGTCGGCGGCGAGTCCACCCGGCCGGGCGCCACGCGCGTGGACGAGGCGGAGGAACTGCGGCGGGTCATCCCCGTGGTGCGGGGCCTCGCCTCCGAGGGCGTCGCCGTCTCGGTGGACACCATGCGCGCCTCCGTCGCCGAACGGTCCCTCGCGGCCGGCGCCGCCCTCGTCAACGACGTCAGCGGCGGCCTGGCCGATCCCGCGATGATCCCGGTGGTCGCCGACGCGGGCGCCCCCTTCGTCGTCATGCACTGGCGCGGCTTCCTCCGGGGCGGCAACACCGACGGCGTCTACGAGGACGTCGTCACCGAAGTCGTGGACGAGCTGCACGCGCGCGTGGAGGCCGTGCTGGCGGGCGGCATCGCCCCCGACCGCGTCGTCGTAGACCCCGGCCTCGGCTTCTCCAAGGAGGCCGGCCACGACCTGGCCCTCCTCGCCCACCTCGACCGCCTGCGCGCTCTCGGCCACCCCCTGCTGGTCGCCGCCTCCCGCAAGCGGTTCCTCGGCCGGGTCCTCGCCGGCCCCGAGGGCGCGCCCCCGCCGGCCCGGGAGCGCGACGCCGCCACGGCCGCCGTGTCCGCCCTCGCCGCCCAGGCGGGCGCGTGGGCGGTGCGCGTGCACGAGGTACGCGCCACCGCGGACGCCGTACGGGTGGCACGGGCCGTGGAGGGAGCGCGTACGGCGGGGACGGCGCCGGGCGTCACGGGTGAGCGCGGGGCGCCGCCGGGTACGGCGTACGCGCCGGGCGCCGAAGGCGAGCGCGGGGCGGAAGGAGACCGGTGAGCGCCCCCCATACCGATGTCGAGCAGGTCGAGGCCGCCAACACCGCCTTCTACGAGGCGCTGGAACGCGGCGACTTCGAAGAGGTCTCCTCGCTCTGGCTCGCCCCCGTCGACCTGGGCGTGGACGAGACGTACCACGACCCCGCGGACACCGGCGTCGTCTCCTGCGTGCACCCCGGCTGGCCGGTGCTCACCGGCCGCGGCGAGGTCCTCAGGTCGTACGCCCTGATCATGGCGAACACCGACTACATCCAGTTCTTCCTCACCGACGTGCACGTCTCCGTCACCGGTGACACCGCGCTCGTGACCTGCACGGAGAACATCCTCAGCGGCGGCCCCGCCCCGGAGGAGGGCGCGGAACTCGGGCCGCTGGTCGGCCAGCTCGTGGTCGCCACGAACGTGTTCCGGCGCACGCCCTCCGGCTGGAAGCTCTGGTCCCACCACGCCTCCCCCGTCCTGGCCGAGACCGACGACGACACCGACGACGACGAGAGCGTGAACGGCGTGGACCCGGGCGACGAGCCGCTCGCCTGAGCCGGCGGGGGCACGCGGCGCCCCGACCGCGGCACGCAGGAGAGCGGAGCGGGGACGGAGAGTGATTGGAAGCGTCCGCCGGGGGTAGGAGCGGCTACCAGCCGTCGGCACGGCCGGGTTCCCCCGGGGGAACATCCGGTGAACCCTCCGCGCCGCGGCCCGGACCCGTGCCCCGCGGCCCGGCTCTGTCGGTGCCCGCGGGTAGATTCGTCCCAGGCCGGTGCACCGCCCGCACGCGGTACGGACCGGCCGTTCCCGACGATTGCAGGAGTGATTCGCGTGGATCGTGTCGCGCTGCGCGGCCTGAAGGCCCGCGGGCACCACGGTGTGTTCCCCCGGGAGCGCGAGGAGGGCCAGACCTTCATCGTGGACCTGGTCCTCGGCCTGGACACCCGGCCGGCGGCGGCCGAC contains:
- the folP gene encoding dihydropteroate synthase, which gives rise to MNNLSGRGRVAGLPAWDRCAVMGVVNVTPDSFSDGGRWFDTTVAVKHGLDLVTEGADLVDVGGESTRPGATRVDEAEELRRVIPVVRGLASEGVAVSVDTMRASVAERSLAAGAALVNDVSGGLADPAMIPVVADAGAPFVVMHWRGFLRGGNTDGVYEDVVTEVVDELHARVEAVLAGGIAPDRVVVDPGLGFSKEAGHDLALLAHLDRLRALGHPLLVAASRKRFLGRVLAGPEGAPPPARERDAATAAVSALAAQAGAWAVRVHEVRATADAVRVARAVEGARTAGTAPGVTGERGAPPGTAYAPGAEGERGAEGDR
- a CDS encoding nuclear transport factor 2 family protein; this encodes MSAPHTDVEQVEAANTAFYEALERGDFEEVSSLWLAPVDLGVDETYHDPADTGVVSCVHPGWPVLTGRGEVLRSYALIMANTDYIQFFLTDVHVSVTGDTALVTCTENILSGGPAPEEGAELGPLVGQLVVATNVFRRTPSGWKLWSHHASPVLAETDDDTDDDESVNGVDPGDEPLA